In a single window of the Luteolibacter yonseiensis genome:
- a CDS encoding MFS transporter, with product MSKSTSFITCRLSVMMFLQFFLWGAWFVTLGACLDANGLASIIGASYGAAPIAAILAPLFLGLIADRLFPSEKVMGVLLLIGGAAMLAVPGFAAKGDAGMVKNLFLVHLLCYMPTLGLGNSIAFANISDQSKFPALRVWGTIGWIAAGLIVGFLGWSTSLKIFTLGGIASLALGVFSFFLPHTPPPAKGQPINLASIFMLDAFKLLTKPAFAVFILCSTLVCIPLAYYYSTTSIFLSDMGFRQPASSMSIGQMSEIIFMLLIPFFFRKLGVKLMILIGMLAWVLRYVLFAYGAPDQTVWMLFIAIALHGICYDFFFVTGFIYADKKAPASVRNQVQSMLVFFTQGVGMYIGYQVAASKSVADHAPLAAAIKAASPAQELSFGQQLGQMFSVGLPEVDARLLESASAQWKTFWLLPAGMAAVIAVIFFAAFWDKSADGNDAKH from the coding sequence ATGTCGAAATCCACCTCATTTATCACCTGTCGGCTTTCCGTGATGATGTTCCTGCAGTTTTTCCTATGGGGTGCCTGGTTCGTCACCCTGGGTGCCTGTCTGGATGCGAACGGCCTGGCTTCCATCATCGGAGCGTCCTATGGCGCGGCTCCCATCGCGGCGATCCTCGCGCCACTTTTCCTCGGCTTGATCGCCGACCGCCTGTTTCCATCGGAAAAAGTCATGGGCGTGCTGCTTCTCATCGGTGGCGCCGCAATGCTGGCCGTTCCCGGATTCGCCGCGAAAGGTGACGCGGGCATGGTGAAAAACCTCTTCCTCGTCCACCTGCTCTGCTACATGCCCACGCTCGGACTGGGGAATTCCATCGCGTTCGCGAACATCAGCGACCAAAGCAAGTTCCCCGCGCTGCGCGTGTGGGGCACCATCGGCTGGATCGCCGCCGGACTCATCGTCGGCTTCCTCGGATGGTCCACGAGTCTGAAAATCTTCACACTCGGCGGCATCGCCTCCCTCGCGCTCGGAGTGTTTTCCTTTTTCCTCCCCCACACGCCTCCTCCCGCCAAGGGGCAGCCGATCAATCTGGCATCCATCTTCATGCTGGACGCCTTCAAGCTGCTGACGAAACCGGCCTTCGCCGTTTTCATCCTGTGCTCCACCCTGGTCTGCATCCCGCTGGCCTACTACTACAGCACCACCTCCATCTTCCTCTCGGACATGGGCTTCCGGCAGCCGGCATCCTCCATGAGCATCGGCCAGATGTCCGAAATCATCTTCATGCTGCTCATCCCGTTTTTCTTCCGCAAGCTCGGGGTGAAACTCATGATCCTCATCGGCATGCTGGCATGGGTGCTGCGTTACGTCCTCTTCGCCTACGGCGCGCCCGACCAAACCGTCTGGATGCTTTTCATCGCCATCGCCCTGCACGGCATCTGCTACGACTTCTTCTTCGTCACCGGATTCATCTACGCGGACAAGAAAGCACCCGCTTCCGTCCGCAACCAGGTCCAGTCGATGCTGGTTTTCTTCACCCAGGGAGTGGGGATGTACATCGGCTATCAGGTCGCCGCCTCGAAAAGCGTGGCGGATCACGCTCCTCTTGCCGCCGCCATCAAGGCCGCGAGCCCGGCGCAGGAATTGTCCTTCGGCCAACAGCTCGGACAGATGTTTTCGGTCGGTCTGCCGGAGGTGGATGCCAGGTTGCTGGAATCCGCTTCCGCCCAGTGGAAAACCTTCTGGCTGCTGCCCGCCGGGATGGCCGCGGTGATCGCCGTCATTTTCTTCGCCGCCTTCTGGGACAAGTCCGCGGATGGAAATGACGCGAAGCACTAA
- a CDS encoding Gfo/Idh/MocA family oxidoreductase translates to MNTGRRQTIKSIAALATIQILPSRLLGLNGQTPPSGEITKAIIGCGGISASHLHMPGRLLALCDVDKSHLDQRMNDAGAEQNGIKGYHDFREVLKREDIDVVHVATPPHWHALIAIAAAKSGKDVWCEKPMSRTIGEGLAMVKAVEANKRVFRLNTWFRFKDNFYGMETPVKPLKKAAMHGLLGWPLKITVSGVTGFDWKLGIWTGKTNLPVQPVPEGFDYNFWLGPAPEKPYSAHRTHASFRGYWDYDGGGLGDMGQHYLDPAQYILGKDDTAPISVEIDADPQDSDAVGTWRRIEFTYADGCKIVLDGANKETNAAYIEGPKGKIFKGFQSDIPDLLKKIDALPNPEPQITDFHESVRTRKKFALNEQNGFWSCTMVNMGITAHRLNKSLKFDPKTLRFDDPAANALIHQPMRGPWKIDA, encoded by the coding sequence ATGAACACCGGGCGCCGCCAAACCATCAAGTCCATCGCGGCACTCGCCACGATCCAGATCCTCCCGAGCCGGTTGCTGGGACTGAACGGCCAGACGCCCCCGTCCGGAGAAATCACCAAGGCCATCATCGGCTGCGGCGGGATTTCCGCATCGCATCTTCACATGCCCGGCCGCCTGCTCGCGCTCTGCGATGTGGACAAATCCCATCTGGACCAGCGGATGAACGACGCCGGGGCGGAACAGAACGGCATCAAGGGCTATCACGATTTCCGGGAAGTCCTCAAACGCGAGGACATCGACGTCGTCCACGTGGCCACGCCGCCCCATTGGCACGCGCTCATCGCCATCGCGGCGGCGAAATCCGGCAAGGACGTCTGGTGCGAGAAACCCATGAGCCGCACCATCGGCGAAGGGCTGGCCATGGTGAAGGCCGTGGAGGCGAACAAGCGTGTCTTCCGGCTCAACACGTGGTTCCGCTTCAAGGACAATTTCTACGGCATGGAGACGCCCGTGAAGCCGCTGAAGAAGGCCGCCATGCACGGGTTGCTCGGCTGGCCGCTGAAAATCACCGTCTCCGGTGTCACCGGCTTCGACTGGAAGCTCGGCATCTGGACCGGAAAAACCAATCTCCCGGTGCAACCGGTGCCCGAGGGATTCGACTACAACTTCTGGCTCGGTCCCGCTCCTGAAAAACCCTACAGCGCGCACCGCACCCACGCCTCCTTCCGCGGTTACTGGGATTACGACGGCGGCGGCCTGGGTGACATGGGCCAGCATTATCTGGATCCCGCACAATACATTCTCGGCAAGGACGACACCGCCCCCATCTCCGTGGAAATCGACGCGGACCCGCAGGACTCCGATGCGGTCGGAACCTGGCGGCGCATCGAGTTCACCTACGCGGACGGCTGCAAGATCGTGCTGGATGGCGCGAACAAGGAAACCAACGCCGCCTACATCGAGGGACCGAAGGGGAAGATCTTCAAGGGCTTCCAGTCGGACATCCCGGATCTGCTGAAAAAGATCGACGCGCTGCCGAACCCGGAACCCCAGATCACCGATTTCCACGAATCCGTCCGCACCCGCAAGAAATTCGCGCTGAACGAGCAGAACGGATTCTGGTCCTGCACCATGGTGAACATGGGCATCACCGCCCACCGCCTGAACAAAAGCCTCAAATTCGACCCGAAAACCCTCAGGTTCGACGATCCCGCCGCGAACGCGCTCATCCACCAACCGATGCGCGGGCCGTGGAAAATCGACGCCTGA
- a CDS encoding type II secretion system protein — protein sequence MKTPRGMKRNGFTLVELLVVIVIIAALAGLSFAVLPRIQRKAKATASLSNLRQFAPTLTAYAGEHSLTLPPIKGLGKDSDGVEVELLWTEVCLQQINPDTAVAKFRDKRWWETTKPFAQNPLYKAWKPDAPGYAMNAMLAENVEAAKENGGATGDLLAVPVSLSVLSDPARTPLVAPGTLISYRYDTQAEINQFQQGSAKELLVEDKLPILFVDGHVESLTPKEYISRELYLMPRSQQ from the coding sequence ATGAAAACCCCGCGTGGAATGAAACGGAATGGATTTACTTTGGTGGAACTGCTGGTGGTCATCGTGATCATCGCCGCGCTTGCGGGACTTTCCTTCGCGGTCCTGCCGCGTATCCAGCGCAAGGCGAAGGCCACCGCATCCCTTTCGAACCTGCGCCAGTTCGCACCGACACTCACGGCTTATGCCGGCGAGCACTCGCTGACCCTGCCTCCGATCAAGGGCCTCGGCAAGGATTCGGACGGAGTCGAAGTGGAACTCCTCTGGACGGAAGTCTGCCTCCAACAGATCAATCCGGACACCGCGGTCGCCAAGTTCCGTGACAAGCGCTGGTGGGAAACCACGAAGCCTTTCGCTCAAAACCCGCTATACAAAGCATGGAAGCCTGATGCTCCGGGCTACGCGATGAACGCCATGCTCGCCGAGAATGTGGAGGCAGCCAAGGAAAACGGCGGAGCCACAGGAGACCTCCTGGCCGTGCCCGTTTCATTGTCAGTGCTCTCCGATCCAGCCCGCACTCCGCTTGTCGCTCCCGGCACCCTGATCAGCTACCGCTACGACACGCAGGCGGAAATCAACCAGTTCCAACAAGGTTCGGCCAAGGAGCTGCTCGTTGAAGACAAGCTGCCGATCCTGTTTGTGGATGGTCACGTCGAGTCGCTGACTCCGAAGGAATACATCAGCCGCGAGCTCTATCTGATGCCGAGATCACAGCAATAA
- a CDS encoding formylglycine-generating enzyme family protein produces MDLRTSIILLLAGVLFPGAAHAIEKKPGPNHHQLVHISAGTHVLGDAGHKLNRPHSFKTPGYFISDCETTNAQFAAFVAATGYQTHAERNGWSLVGGEGSAEWEWKRMDGADWKQPFGPGGPDATKLPDHPVTQISGEDARAYCKWIGGRLPDIDEWEVAARAGAKTPFPWGRDFQPKLANTWNGADHLKNTREDGFVLTSPVRTYPPNAWGLYDVVGNVFEYCEGHPSWISSTDADRRICGRGGSWWCSSHCCGFHNLLDIGSMLKTASLPNQGFRVVFD; encoded by the coding sequence ATGGATCTCCGAACATCCATAATCCTGCTTCTCGCGGGTGTACTGTTTCCGGGAGCCGCCCACGCCATCGAAAAAAAACCGGGGCCGAACCACCATCAGCTCGTCCACATTTCCGCCGGCACCCATGTTCTCGGTGATGCCGGGCACAAGCTCAACCGCCCCCATTCGTTCAAGACTCCCGGCTATTTCATCTCCGACTGCGAAACGACGAACGCCCAGTTCGCCGCGTTTGTCGCCGCCACCGGCTACCAAACGCACGCCGAGCGCAACGGCTGGAGTCTCGTCGGCGGAGAAGGCAGCGCCGAGTGGGAATGGAAACGCATGGATGGCGCGGATTGGAAGCAACCATTCGGCCCCGGAGGTCCCGACGCCACGAAACTTCCCGACCACCCTGTCACCCAGATTTCCGGTGAGGACGCGCGCGCCTATTGCAAATGGATCGGCGGCCGGCTTCCGGACATCGACGAATGGGAGGTCGCCGCCCGGGCCGGAGCGAAAACGCCGTTTCCATGGGGACGGGATTTCCAGCCGAAACTCGCGAACACCTGGAACGGCGCCGACCATCTCAAAAACACCCGCGAAGACGGATTCGTGCTTACCTCACCCGTCCGCACCTACCCGCCGAACGCATGGGGACTCTACGACGTGGTCGGAAATGTTTTCGAATACTGCGAGGGACATCCGTCCTGGATATCCTCGACGGACGCCGACCGCCGCATCTGCGGCCGCGGCGGTTCATGGTGGTGTTCCAGCCATTGCTGCGGCTTCCACAACCTGCTGGACATCGGCAGCATGTTGAAAACCGCATCGCTGCCGAACCAGGGGTTTCGCGTGGTGTTTGATTGA
- the rplU gene encoding 50S ribosomal protein L21 translates to MAYAVIKTGGKQYRIQEGDKFDVEKLDAAVDSEIQFDVLLVGEGDSVKIGAPTVAGASVTAKVINQYRGPKGVAFKFKRRKGFHKKIGFRRALTTLEITSIAG, encoded by the coding sequence ATGGCCTACGCAGTGATCAAAACCGGCGGTAAACAATACCGCATCCAAGAAGGCGACAAGTTCGACGTCGAGAAGCTCGACGCCGCCGTCGATTCAGAAATCCAGTTTGACGTCTTGCTCGTCGGCGAAGGTGATTCCGTGAAAATCGGTGCTCCTACCGTGGCTGGCGCATCCGTGACCGCCAAGGTCATCAACCAATACCGCGGACCAAAGGGCGTCGCCTTCAAGTTCAAGCGCCGTAAAGGTTTCCACAAGAAGATCGGCTTCCGCCGCGCACTGACCACGCTCGAGATCACCTCGATCGCAGGCTAA
- a CDS encoding ABC transporter ATP-binding protein/permease, with translation MDRSDSKKELLDDADDKRQTLATTRRQFWQISKAFFASERRRKARGFLISLLVLALATGAVQVLMSYAGADFMTAITRKNPTEFWHTLWKYIGTILLAIPIGVYYRWVEERLALLWREWMAQHLVKRYFNNRAYFRLLGSESVDNPDQRISEDVRNFTTSSLSFMLIALNSLVTLGSFIGVLWLISGKLVAILLVYAVAGTAISIVIGRKLVRLHYQQYEKEADFRYGLVRVRDNAESIAFYRGEKREHLDLFNRLTAAVTNMRLIIIRNRNLAFFTNSYNYLALVLPIAVVAPMYMRGEVEFGVVTQAGGAFATVLTAVSLIITQFGGLSAYLAGVQRLGSLWDELDEHDAEEQRINYEKTKQPEENSRIVKLEGLTICTPVVMRTLVEKLSFELREGQSLIIMGPSGTGKSSVLRTIAGLWPGACGLLERPAADQLMFLPQRPYMVEGCLRDQLHYPYPDRGASDEEIRDVIESVNLASVLDRVEGDLDRVADWNHMLSLGEQQRIAFARLFLRKPKFAFLDEATSALDEENQQDLYTLIKESGIGYISVGHRTTLIPFHDRMLLLDRDGSWKIENVTET, from the coding sequence GTGGACCGTTCGGACTCAAAAAAAGAACTCTTGGATGATGCGGATGACAAGCGGCAGACGCTGGCCACCACCCGTCGCCAGTTCTGGCAGATCTCCAAAGCCTTCTTCGCCTCCGAGCGCCGGCGCAAGGCGCGGGGATTCCTGATCAGCCTGCTGGTCCTGGCCCTCGCCACGGGGGCGGTCCAGGTGCTCATGAGCTACGCGGGAGCGGATTTCATGACCGCGATCACCCGCAAGAATCCGACGGAATTCTGGCACACCTTGTGGAAATACATCGGCACCATCCTGCTGGCGATCCCGATCGGGGTTTACTACCGCTGGGTGGAGGAACGGCTCGCGCTCCTATGGCGCGAGTGGATGGCCCAGCACCTGGTGAAACGTTACTTCAACAACCGCGCCTATTTCCGCCTGCTCGGTTCCGAGAGTGTGGACAATCCTGACCAACGGATCAGCGAGGACGTGAGGAATTTCACCACCAGTTCGCTTTCCTTCATGCTCATCGCCCTGAACTCACTGGTCACATTGGGAAGTTTCATCGGCGTGTTGTGGCTCATTTCCGGCAAGCTGGTTGCGATTCTCCTGGTTTACGCCGTGGCGGGGACGGCCATCAGCATCGTCATCGGACGCAAGCTGGTGCGCCTGCACTACCAGCAATATGAGAAGGAAGCGGACTTCCGCTACGGTCTCGTGCGGGTCCGGGACAATGCGGAGTCCATCGCGTTCTACCGGGGTGAGAAACGCGAGCATCTGGACCTGTTCAACCGGCTCACCGCGGCGGTCACCAACATGCGCCTGATCATCATCCGCAACCGCAACCTGGCGTTTTTCACCAACAGCTACAACTATCTCGCGCTGGTCCTTCCGATCGCCGTGGTCGCCCCCATGTACATGCGGGGCGAGGTGGAGTTCGGTGTGGTCACCCAGGCGGGAGGGGCCTTCGCCACCGTCCTGACCGCCGTCTCCCTCATCATCACCCAGTTCGGCGGGCTCAGCGCCTATCTCGCAGGAGTCCAGCGTCTCGGCAGCCTGTGGGACGAACTCGACGAACACGATGCGGAGGAACAGCGCATCAACTACGAAAAAACCAAACAACCGGAGGAAAACAGCCGCATCGTCAAGCTCGAGGGCCTGACCATCTGCACCCCGGTGGTCATGAGGACGCTGGTGGAAAAACTGAGCTTCGAGCTGCGCGAGGGCCAGAGCCTCATCATCATGGGACCCAGCGGCACCGGGAAAAGCTCGGTGCTCCGCACCATCGCAGGACTCTGGCCCGGTGCCTGCGGATTGCTGGAGCGCCCCGCCGCGGACCAGCTCATGTTCCTGCCCCAGCGCCCCTACATGGTGGAGGGCTGCCTGCGCGACCAGCTCCACTACCCCTACCCCGACCGGGGAGCCTCGGACGAGGAGATCCGCGATGTCATCGAGAGCGTGAATCTCGCCAGCGTGCTGGATCGTGTGGAGGGGGATCTGGACCGCGTCGCGGACTGGAACCACATGCTTTCCCTCGGGGAGCAGCAGCGCATCGCCTTTGCCCGCCTTTTCCTGAGAAAACCGAAGTTCGCGTTCCTTGACGAGGCCACCAGCGCGCTCGACGAGGAGAATCAACAGGACCTCTACACGCTCATCAAGGAATCCGGAATCGGTTACATCAGCGTGGGCCACCGCACGACGCTCATTCCGTTTCATGACCGCATGCTGCTTCTCGACCGGGACGGTTCGTGGAAAATCGAGAATGTGACGGAAACGTAA
- a CDS encoding MFS transporter produces MPRLPAWLERYRILPRCVLVFAAAQFLINLINTAQFLLLNLFLKERGLDDPAIAALTSHRFLATFFLALPAGLWLRGKPLRKPLLVASILFPVTALCALETVQFGYMKAASTSFVAMGFAGMILNVASLPMMLRLAPKDQSSEALSLLFSTWGAASICGGVLSSALQSIGRVDFGTFHFVLNEHSTLFVLTVCGLGAPFLYARIPDTVPAEKSARHWLHVHREDFPLLLRALLPTLCIATGAGLSIQFLNLFFSHVYQLDSAKYSLFGSISYVLVFITGLIVPEVRRRLGWRGAILGVQSAAVFMLVVMGLTELWKDAAWALPVALVCFIFRQPLMNMAGPSTSELSMSYVGERNRELMSACSGAIWSGAWWLAARMFETLRTHHLPYWQVFLTTAVLYLFGTLAYNGLIRAVERKDVETV; encoded by the coding sequence GTGCCGCGACTCCCAGCCTGGTTGGAAAGATACCGCATCCTGCCGAGGTGCGTGCTGGTCTTCGCCGCCGCGCAGTTTCTCATCAATCTCATCAACACCGCGCAGTTCCTCCTGCTGAACCTTTTTCTCAAGGAACGGGGTCTGGATGATCCCGCCATCGCGGCACTCACTTCGCACCGTTTCCTCGCCACCTTCTTCCTCGCCCTGCCCGCCGGGCTTTGGCTGCGGGGCAAGCCGCTGCGCAAGCCCCTGCTCGTCGCCTCCATCCTGTTTCCCGTCACCGCGTTGTGCGCGCTTGAGACGGTGCAGTTCGGTTACATGAAAGCCGCGTCGACAAGCTTCGTCGCCATGGGATTCGCGGGAATGATCCTCAATGTCGCCAGTCTTCCCATGATGCTGCGCCTGGCTCCGAAGGACCAGTCCAGCGAGGCTCTGAGCCTGCTCTTTTCGACGTGGGGCGCGGCCAGCATTTGTGGCGGAGTCCTGTCCAGCGCGCTCCAGAGCATCGGGCGGGTGGATTTCGGGACGTTTCATTTCGTGCTCAACGAACATTCCACATTGTTTGTCCTCACGGTTTGCGGACTGGGCGCTCCCTTTCTTTACGCCCGCATTCCGGACACCGTTCCCGCGGAAAAGTCCGCACGCCACTGGCTGCATGTCCACCGGGAGGACTTCCCATTGCTGCTCCGCGCCCTGCTGCCCACTCTCTGCATCGCCACCGGCGCGGGATTGAGCATCCAGTTCCTCAATCTGTTCTTCAGCCATGTTTATCAACTGGACTCCGCGAAATACTCGCTCTTCGGCTCGATCAGCTACGTGTTGGTGTTCATCACCGGTCTCATCGTCCCGGAAGTCCGCCGGCGCCTCGGCTGGCGCGGCGCGATCCTCGGAGTGCAATCCGCCGCCGTCTTCATGCTCGTGGTGATGGGCCTTACCGAGCTGTGGAAAGACGCGGCATGGGCGCTGCCCGTCGCGCTGGTCTGCTTCATCTTCCGGCAACCACTGATGAACATGGCGGGTCCGTCCACCAGCGAGCTATCCATGTCCTACGTCGGCGAGCGCAACCGCGAACTGATGAGCGCGTGCAGCGGAGCCATCTGGAGCGGCGCATGGTGGCTGGCCGCACGGATGTTCGAGACACTCCGCACCCACCACCTTCCCTACTGGCAGGTTTTTCTCACGACCGCCGTACTCTACCTTTTCGGCACCCTCGCCTACAACGGTCTCATCCGTGCGGTGGAGCGCAAGGACGTGGAAACGGTGTGA
- a CDS encoding rhamnulokinase: MTAGKTFIAVDLGAGSGRVIAATTDLSTLTLEEVHRFDNPGTDLPGGSFWNVIGLYREILEGLRRAVARHGDAIVSIGIDTWACDFGLIEKGGELLGMPHQYRDARFEGMAEAMHAILPESEIYARTGIKTNFYNSSLHLLAELRKNSPALANADNLLFIPDLLAYWLTGRQAVERTNASTSQLLDAATGEWAREVIQALGLPEKIFGKVVAPGTVLGPVREEVAAFIGRAGIPVVASASHDTAAAVAGIPMEGSEKLWLSSGTWSIMGVETDRPITSAEALGYGFCNELGVDNTVRFLKNIGGLWLIQECKRQWELDGEKLTYAEMASLANEAESFTAFIDPDDAVFASPGEMPAKIRAWCEKSGQAVPQDKGQVLRVATESLALKYRVVYERIRELTGSSYSRLNAGGGGIQNELLSQATADALGIEVVAGPVEATSCGNVITQMVGTGELPDFKAGRDLIRRSFEFRTFVPGNQAAWQAAYVRFRELLAVV, encoded by the coding sequence ATGACAGCCGGAAAAACATTCATCGCCGTTGATCTTGGCGCGGGCAGCGGCCGCGTGATCGCCGCCACCACCGACCTTTCCACCCTGACACTGGAGGAGGTGCACCGGTTCGACAACCCGGGAACGGATCTGCCGGGCGGCTCGTTTTGGAATGTCATCGGACTTTACCGGGAAATCCTCGAAGGGTTGCGCAGGGCGGTGGCAAGGCATGGCGATGCCATTGTCTCGATCGGCATCGACACATGGGCCTGCGACTTCGGATTGATCGAAAAAGGAGGCGAACTGCTGGGCATGCCGCACCAGTACCGTGATGCCCGGTTCGAGGGCATGGCCGAGGCGATGCACGCGATCCTGCCGGAGTCGGAGATCTACGCGCGGACGGGCATCAAGACGAATTTTTACAACAGCTCGCTCCACCTGCTGGCGGAACTGCGGAAAAACAGTCCGGCGCTGGCGAATGCGGACAACCTGTTGTTCATTCCGGACCTGCTGGCCTACTGGCTTACGGGCAGACAAGCGGTGGAGCGGACCAACGCGTCAACCTCGCAGTTGCTGGATGCCGCCACCGGCGAGTGGGCGAGGGAGGTGATCCAGGCGCTCGGGCTGCCGGAGAAAATCTTCGGGAAAGTCGTGGCTCCCGGCACGGTGCTGGGACCGGTCCGTGAGGAGGTCGCCGCATTCATCGGCAGGGCGGGAATCCCGGTGGTGGCCTCGGCCTCGCACGACACCGCCGCCGCGGTGGCCGGCATTCCGATGGAAGGCTCTGAAAAACTTTGGCTCTCCTCCGGCACCTGGTCGATCATGGGCGTGGAAACGGACCGGCCCATCACCTCGGCGGAGGCGCTGGGCTATGGATTCTGCAACGAACTCGGCGTGGACAACACCGTCCGCTTCCTGAAAAACATCGGCGGTTTGTGGCTCATCCAGGAGTGCAAGCGGCAGTGGGAGCTGGACGGGGAGAAGCTGACCTACGCGGAAATGGCCTCGCTGGCGAATGAGGCGGAATCCTTCACCGCGTTCATTGATCCCGACGACGCCGTCTTTGCCAGCCCCGGCGAGATGCCTGCCAAGATCCGCGCCTGGTGTGAAAAATCCGGCCAAGCGGTTCCGCAGGACAAAGGGCAGGTTCTCCGGGTGGCGACCGAATCGCTGGCCCTCAAATACCGGGTGGTTTACGAGCGGATCCGCGAACTGACAGGCTCCTCGTATTCCCGTCTGAATGCGGGCGGCGGAGGCATCCAGAACGAACTGCTCAGCCAGGCCACCGCGGACGCCCTCGGCATCGAGGTGGTCGCAGGTCCCGTGGAAGCCACCTCGTGCGGAAATGTGATCACCCAGATGGTCGGCACCGGTGAACTTCCGGATTTCAAGGCCGGCCGGGACCTGATCCGCAGATCGTTCGAATTCCGGACGTTCGTTCCCGGCAATCAAGCCGCGTGGCAGGCGGCCTACGTGCGGTTCAGGGAGTTGTTGGCGGTGGTCTGA
- a CDS encoding Gfo/Idh/MocA family protein: protein MPSPVKILCVGAGHMGRSHALAYHTLAGFEICGIVTRSPESRAALNAGLGGNYPEFADFHEALRVSKPDAVSISTYPDTHADYASAAFDAGCHVFIEKPLAETVEAAERIVAKATASGKKLVIGYILRHHPSWIKFIEVAQTLGKPLVMRMNLNQQSSGANWQTHKNLMSSISPIIDCGVHYVDVMCQMTRSKPVRVSGIGARLSDELPEGKINYGHLQVTFEDGSVGWYEAGWGPMMSEVAFFVKDVVGPKGCVSIVADKAAAEGQSANVDAHTQTQALRLHHSTLTAEGTFAKSDDILRLTDEPNHDELCHREQEFFLNAIHGDTDLTDHMQDALSSMRIVEAADESFRTGKTVEL from the coding sequence ATGCCGTCACCTGTTAAAATTCTCTGCGTCGGAGCCGGCCACATGGGCCGCTCCCATGCCCTCGCCTACCACACGCTCGCTGGCTTCGAAATCTGCGGCATCGTCACCCGCTCGCCGGAAAGCCGCGCCGCGCTGAACGCCGGGCTGGGTGGAAACTATCCCGAATTCGCGGATTTCCACGAGGCCCTGCGCGTTTCGAAACCAGACGCCGTTTCCATTTCCACCTATCCGGACACCCATGCGGACTATGCCTCCGCGGCTTTCGACGCCGGGTGCCACGTCTTCATCGAGAAACCCTTGGCGGAAACCGTGGAGGCTGCCGAGCGCATCGTCGCCAAGGCCACCGCGTCCGGAAAAAAACTCGTCATCGGATACATCCTCCGCCACCACCCGAGCTGGATCAAATTCATCGAGGTCGCCCAAACCCTCGGCAAACCCCTGGTCATGCGGATGAACCTGAACCAGCAATCGTCCGGAGCGAACTGGCAGACCCACAAGAACCTGATGTCATCCATCTCTCCCATCATCGACTGCGGCGTGCACTATGTGGACGTCATGTGCCAGATGACCCGCTCGAAGCCGGTCCGCGTCTCCGGCATCGGCGCGCGGCTCAGCGACGAACTTCCGGAAGGGAAGATCAACTACGGCCACCTGCAGGTCACCTTCGAGGACGGCTCCGTCGGCTGGTACGAAGCGGGCTGGGGCCCGATGATGAGCGAGGTAGCCTTCTTCGTGAAGGATGTGGTGGGACCGAAAGGCTGCGTCTCGATCGTCGCGGACAAGGCCGCCGCCGAAGGCCAGAGCGCGAACGTGGACGCCCACACCCAGACACAGGCGCTGCGGCTCCACCACTCCACCCTGACTGCCGAAGGCACCTTCGCGAAAAGCGATGACATCCTGCGCCTGACGGACGAGCCGAACCATGACGAACTCTGCCACCGCGAGCAGGAGTTTTTCCTCAACGCCATCCACGGGGACACCGACCTCACCGACCACATGCAGGACGCCCTTTCCTCCATGCGCATCGTGGAAGCCGCCGACGAAAGTTTCCGCACGGGAAAAACCGTGGAGCTGTAA
- the rpmA gene encoding 50S ribosomal protein L27: protein MAHKKGQGSVKNGRDSRSKRLGVKKFGSQAVIAGNILIRQRGTKVHPGLGVGIGRDHTLFALIDGRVQFDKEGRRVNVVAQAAAN, encoded by the coding sequence ATGGCCCATAAAAAAGGACAAGGCTCCGTCAAGAACGGTCGCGATTCCCGCAGCAAGCGCCTCGGCGTGAAAAAGTTCGGCAGCCAGGCTGTCATCGCCGGCAACATCCTCATCCGCCAGCGCGGAACGAAGGTGCATCCGGGTCTTGGTGTCGGCATCGGCCGCGACCACACCCTCTTCGCCCTTATCGACGGCCGCGTGCAGTTCGACAAGGAAGGTCGCCGCGTGAACGTGGTGGCCCAAGCCGCTGCGAACTGA